In the Malaya genurostris strain Urasoe2022 chromosome 1, Malgen_1.1, whole genome shotgun sequence genome, one interval contains:
- the LOC131426660 gene encoding PCI domain-containing protein 2 homolog: protein MNLYHYLNSVQRVWNATEGQAVARLLSLVDYHVNNPTLYVEHPETAVDRQLESPLDEVVSCHLKVLFYLTKEPRNYSEAYKQQTNCIQAVVKMLQLLKDENWFLPIMYTVAIDLRRLAAKCEEQLKTSKPGEILEKAAECLMGCFRVCAADNRASDTDTKRLGMLNLVNQLFKVYFRINKLNLCKPLIRAIESSNFKESFSLAQRITYKYFAGRKAMFDSDYKNADEYLSFAFENCPRKFSRNKRLILIYLVPVKMLLGFMPRKEILERYNVLQFHDLTMAVKDGNVRRFDEVIQKHESFFIKAGIYLIVEKLKILAYRNLFKKVYLILQTHQIDLNAFLTALQWVGEEDLTMDETHCIVANLIYEGRIKGYISLQHNKLVVSKQNPFPNVIVT from the exons ATGAATCTGTACCACTATCTCAACTCGGTTCAGCGCGTTTGGAATGCCACCGAAGGTCAAGCCGTAGCTCGATTGCTTTCGCTGGTCGACTATCATGTGAACAATCCAACGCTCTACGTTGAACATCCTGAGACAGCCGTGGATCGACAGTTGGAATCGCCACTAGATGAGGTTGTTTCGTGCCATCTGAAAGTGTTGTTCTACCTGACAAAAGAAC CCAGAAACTACAGCGAAGCCTACAAACAACAAACCAACTGCATTCAGGCCGTAGTCAAAATGTTGCAGTTGTTAAAAGATGAAAACTGGTTTCTGCCGATCATGTACACGGTGGCTATTGATTTGCGTCGACTGGCGGCCAAATGTGAGGAACAGTTGAAGACTTCGAAGCCGGGAGAGATTCTGGAGAAAGCCGCCGAATGTTTGATGGGATGTTTTCGTGTTTGTGCTGCGGACAATCGAGCTTCGGATACCGATACCAAACGGCTAGGAATGCTGAATTTGGTTAACCAGTTGTTTAAGGTTTATTTTCGCATCAACAAACTGAATTTGTGCAAACCATTGATACGAGCGATTGAAAGTTCCAATTTCAAGGAATCGTTCAGTCTGGCACAGCGCATTACGTATAAATATTTTGCCGGCAGGAAGGCGATGTTCGATTCGGATTACAAAAATGCCGATGAATATTTGAGTTTTGCATTTGAAAATTGCCCGAGAAAGTTCTCGAGAAATAAACGACTCATACTGATCTATCTGGTTCCCGTAAAAATGTTGCTGGGTTTTATGCCCCGAAAGGAAATTCTCGAGAGATACAACGTTCTCCAGTTTCACGACTTGACTATGGCCGTAAAGGATGGCAATGTGCGACGGTTCGACGAGGTCATCCAGAAGCACGAATCATTCTTCATCAAGGCCGGCATTTATCTGATCgtggaaaaactgaaaattttggccTACCGGAATCTTTTCAAGAAGGTTTATCTGATACTGCAGACCCATCAGATCGATTTGAATGCTTTTCTGACGGCACTGCAGTGGGTTGGCGAGGAGGATCTCACCATGGACGAAACGCACTGCATCGTGGCGAATTTGATCTACGAGGGCCGAATCAAAGGCTACATCAGTCTGCAGCACAACAAACTGGTCGTGTCGAAGCAGAATCCGTTCCCAAATGTGATCGTTACGTAA